In Streptomyces sp. NBC_00683, the DNA window GTACCCGAGTCCCGTAATGACAACGTTGTCCAAGCACGCCCCCCGGGAGGATCGGCTCCGTATGCAGCCCCTACGTGGTCTTCAGCAAGGCCCCCGCAAGAGACACAGCACCTCCGCCGCGGTCATCGCGGCCTCTCTCGTCCTTGTGGCGGCAGCCCCTACCGCGGCCTTCGCACAACCGGCCGGACCGTCCCAAAAGCCTTCCGGCGAGCGTTCGTTCAGCTCTTCCTTCGAAGAGGACGAAAAGCAGCCGGACTGGCGCAATACCGTTGAAGAAGGCTCTGACGGAAAGAAAAGGGCATCGGGTATCGATGGCGGATTCTCCGCCGGAATACCGGGCAATGTCACCGATCAGGTCACCGATGTGCGGGCCAGCAGCGAGAACTCGGGGGGCGGCGAGGGGAAGGAGAACCTCGTCGACGTGGAGTCCGGCACGAAGTGGCTGGCCTTCCAGCCGTCGGGCTGGGTCGAGTTCGATCTCGTCGAACCCACGAAGGTAGTGACATATGCACTCACTTCGGCCAACGACCACGACGAGCGCGACCCCAAGGACTGGACCCTGAAGGGTTCCGCCGACGGCAAGACCTGGACGGACCTGGACACCCGGACCGGCCAGACCTTCTCGGAGCGCTTCCAGACCAAGTCGTACGATTTCACCACGGATACGGCTTACAAGCACTTCCGCCTGGACATCACGAAGAACAACGGCGCCACGGACGCGATCCAGCTCGCCGACGTCCAGTTCTCCAACGGCGACACCTCCCCGCCGGCGCCCGGCGACATGCGCAGCCAGATCGACCGCGGCCCCTCCGGCTCCCCCACCGCCAAGGCGGGTGCGGGATTCACCGGAAAGAAGGCGCTGCGCTACGCCGGCACGCACAAGCCGGACGGCCACGCCTACTCGTACAACAAGGTCTTCGACGTCGACACGGCCGTCACCAAGGACACCGAGCTCTCCTACCTGGTCTACCCCCAGATGGGCCAGACGGATCTCAACTACCCGGCCACCCACGTCGCGGTCGACCTCGCCTTCACCGACGGCAGCTACCTGAGCGAGCTGAAGGCCACCGACAGCCACGGCGGGCTGCTGACCCCGCAGGGCCAGGCCGACGCCAAGCGGCTGTACGTGAACCAGTGGAACAAGGTCGCCTCGCGCATCGGCACGGTCGCGGCGGGCAAGACCGTCGACCGGATCCTGGTGGCCTACGACTCCCCCAAGGGCCCCGCGAAGTTCCAGGGCTGGCTCGACGACATCAAGATCGCCCCGAAGGCCCCGGAGAAGCGCAAGGCGCACCTCTCGGACTACGCGTCGACGGTGCGCGGCACGAACTCCAGCGGCGGCTTCTCGCGCGGCAACAACTTCCCCGCCACCGCGGTCCCGCATGGCTTCAACTTCTGGACGCCGGTCACCAACGCCGGCTCCACGAGCTGGCTGTACGACTACTCGCGCGGCAACAACGCGGACAACCTGCCGACGCTGCAGGCCTTCAGCGCCAGCCATGAGCCGAGTCCCTGGATGGGCGACCGCCAGACCTTCCAGATGATGCCGTCGGCGGCCTCCGGAACCCCGGACGCCTCCCGCACGGCCCGCGGCCTGCCGTTCCGCCACGAGAACGAGACGGCGAACCCCCACTACTACGGGGTGACGTTCGAGAACGGTCTCAAGGCCGAGATGACGCCCACGGACCACGCGGCGCGGATGCGGTTCACCTACCCGTCCGACGACGCCAGCATGGTCTTCGACAACGTCTCCAACGACGGCGGCCTCACCCTCGACGCGAAGACCGGCTCCTTCACCGGCTTCTCGGACGTGAAGAGCGGCGGCTCCACCGGTGCCACCCGGCTCTTCGTGTACGGCTCCTTCGACGCGCCGGTCACCGACAGCGGCAAGCTGAAGGGCGGCGGCGGTGACGACGTCACCGGGTTCTTCCGCTTCGACGCGGGCAAGGACCGCACGGTCAACCTGCGCCTGGCCACCTCGCTGATCAGCGTCGACCAGGCGAAGAAGAACCTCGCCATGGAGCTGCCGGAGAAGACCTCCTTCGACACGGTACGCAAGAACGCGCAGAAGGCCTGGGACAAGATCCTCGGCAAGGTCGAGGTCGAGGGCGCCAACGCAGACCAGCTGACCACGCTCTACTCGAGCCTGTACCGGCTGTACCTCTACCCGAACTCCGGCTTCGAGCAGGTCGACGGGAAGAGCACCTACGCGAGCCCGTTCTCGCCGCCGACCGGCACCAACACCCCGACCCACACCGGCGCGAAGATCGTCAAGGGTGAGGTGTACGTCAACAACGGCTTCTGGGACACCTACCGCACGACCTGGCCCGCCTACTCCTTCCTCACCCCGAAGCAGGCCGGGAAGATGGTCGACGGCTTCGTCCAGCAGTACAAGGACGGCGGCTGGATCTCCCGCTGGTCCTCCCCCGGGTACTCCGACCTCATGACCGGCACGAGCTCGGACGTGGCCTTCGCCGACGCGTACGTCAAGGGCGTGGACTTCGACGCGGAAGCGGCGTACGACGCGGCCGTCAAGAACGCCACGGTGGCCCCGCCGTCCTCCGGTGTCGGCCGCAAGGGCATGGAGACCTCCGTCTTCACCGGGTACGCCGACACCGAGACGCACGAGGGCCTCTCCTGGTCGCTGGAGGGCTACCTCAACGACTACGGCATCGCGCAGATGGGCCAGGCCCTCTACAAGAAGACGAAGAACGAGCGCTACAAGGAGGAGTCCGCGTACTTCCTCAACCGCGCCCAGAACTACGTCAAGCTCTTCGACGACAAGGCCGGCTTCTTCCAGGGCAAGAAGCCGAACGGCGACTGGCGCCTGCCCTCCGACAAGTTCGACCCCCGCGTCTGGGGCTACGACTACACGGAGACCAACGGCTGGGGCTACGCCTTCACCGCCCCGCAGGACAGCCGGGGCCTGGCCAACCTGTACGGCGGCCGCGACGGTCTGGCGAAGAAGCTGGACACCTACTTCTCGACCCCCGAGACCGCCGGACCCGAGTTCGTCGGTTCGTACGGCGGCGTCATCCACGAGATGACCGAGGCGCGTGACGTACGGATGGGCCAGTACGGCCACAGCAACCAGGTCGCGCACCACGCCACGTACATGTACGACGCGGCCTCGCAGCCCTGGAAGACGCAGGAGAAGGTCCGCGAGGTCCTCGGCCGCCTGTACACGGGCAGCGAGATCGGTCAGGGCTACCACGGCGACGAGGACAACGGCGAGCAGTCGGCCTGGTTCCTCTTCTCCTCGCTCGGCTTCTACCCGCTGGTCATGGGCAGTGGTGAGTACGCGATCGGCTCGCCGCTCTTCACGAAGACGACCGTGCACCTGGAGAACGGCCGCGACCTGGTGGTCAAGGCCCCGAAGAACAGCGCGAAGAACATCTACGTCCAGGGCCTGAAGGTCAACGGCAAGAAGTGGACGTCCACCTCGCTGCCGCACGACCTGCTGGCCAAGGGCGGCGTGCTGGAGTTCGACATGGGCTCCAAGCCCTCGGCGTGGGGCACGGGCAAGGACGCGGCCCCGGTCTCCATCACCCAGGACGACAAGGTCCCCGCCCCGAAGGGCGACGTGCTCAAGGGCGACGGCGCGCTGTACGACAACTCCTCGGCCACCTCGGCCGCGGTCGAGTCGGTGGACCTGCCGGTCGCCTCGGCGACGAAGGCGATCCAGTACACGCTGACGTCCTCCGCGGCGGCGAAGGCCCCGACGGGCTGGGTGCTGCAGGGCTCCTCGGACGGCACCACCTGGAAGGACCTCGACAAGCGGTCCGGCCAGACGTTCGCCTGGGACAAGCAGACCCGGGCGTTCTCGGTGCACACGCCGGGCTCGTACACCAAGTACCGGCTCGTGAGCACGGCGGCGGCGACGCTGGCGGAGATCGAGCTGATCTCCTGACCACCTGCTGACCGGAGTTACGGAGCCGGGGGCCGGCCACTCGCACGTGCGGGTGGCCGGCCCCCGGCTCCTGTCGTGCGGCGGACGCTTCGGCAAGAAGGCCGGCTACTCGGCCGACGTCGTCATGACGCGGCTACGCGCCGCACGCGCTCTCGTCGGCCCGGGACTGCTTGACGTCCACCTTCTTCGGCGGGGCGAGCGGCGTTCCGGCCTTCTTGAAGTCCGGCCCGAGGACGAGCGTCATCGGCTCCGCCGCAGCGGCGTCCGTGGTACCGGGCTTCAGCGCCGAGGCGGGCAGGCCCATGAGGTCCGCGAGCTCACGCGCCTGGTCGGCCTGGTTCGGCGCGTACTCCAGAGTCGTCCTGGCCACGTCCTTCGGGGCGTTGCCCACGTTGCTGGACTTCGCTACGCCCTTGGAGTTCTGCAGCCAGCCCAGGACGGCACTCGCCGATCCGCTCGGAGCGCCGCCGTTGAAGAGGTCCACGCGCACGGCCGACGCCTCCGCCCGAGGACCTTCGAGCAGCGCCGCCTGCTTGTCCTTGGCCGCCTTCTGCTCCTTCTTCACTTCGGTGAAGGACACGTCGTTCTGCATCATGCTGAAGACCTTCGGCGCCTCGACCGGGTTCAGGACGACGGTGACGGGGGTGGGCTCGTCCGGGTTGTCGACCACCGGCACCGTCATCAAGGTGATGTTCTTCAGGTTGATCCTGCCGAACTCCCTGGCAAGGGTGACGAGCTTGGCGGCGCTGCCTATCCCCTTGTCCACGGTGAGGGCGTTGGTGGCCGCCTCGGCGATGTCGAGCATCTTCGTGGGACTGCCCAGTGTGTCTTCCTTCAGCTGGCGCATCATCGATGCGACGAACTGCTGCTGCATCTCGATCCGGTCCAGGTCGCTCTCGTTCTTCAGACCGTGCCGGTTCCGGAGGAACGACAGCGCGTCCTCGCCCGCGATCCGGCTCTCCCCGGCCGGCAGGTCGAGGTCGGTCCCGCCGTCCACGTCCTTGATGGGCTCCTTCAGACACACCTTGACGCCACCGACGGCAGTGGACACGGTCTTGACCGCGTTGAAGTCGAACATCATGAAGTGGTCGACCTCGAGGTCCGTGATGCCCTCGACCGTACGCATCGTGCAGCCCGGGTCACGGCCGTTGACTCCGAAGGATTCGTTGAACCTGGTGGGCACTGTCGAGCCGGCGATGACCTTGGTGGAGCCGTCGGGCTGCTTGGTCTCACAGTCCGGGATCTTGATCATGAGGTCCCGGGGGATGCTCACCACGGTCGCGTTGGAGCGGTCCTCGGATATGTGGAAGAGGAGGGTCGTGTCGGCATGGCCGGTGACGTTGCTCCGGTTGCCGTAAGCCTCGTTGCCCTTGCCCACACGTACATCGTTGCCGATGATCAGGATGTTGACCGGCCCGTCCCCCAGGACGGTGTCGCTCCCCACGTCGCCGACGTCGACGGTGCTGATGTTCCCGTCGAGTCGGTCGTACCAGTAGTACGCGTACGCCGATGTACCTACGAGGACCAGGGTGAGGGCGCCCCCGGTCCACATCAGCACCTTCTTCCTGCCCCGCTGCTTGGGCTTGCGGCGGGGCGCCCTGGGCGGGGTGTCCGCAGCGGTCGATTCGCGA includes these proteins:
- a CDS encoding LCP family protein is translated as MGVQTYGGADEVDPADQWVVNPETGAYELRLDGHGATQSGSDPRVDSASRGSTADSAPARVPRQRSRRESTAADTPPRAPRRKPKQRGRKKVLMWTGGALTLVLVGTSAYAYYWYDRLDGNISTVDVGDVGSDTVLGDGPVNILIIGNDVRVGKGNEAYGNRSNVTGHADTTLLFHISEDRSNATVVSIPRDLMIKIPDCETKQPDGSTKVIAGSTVPTRFNESFGVNGRDPGCTMRTVEGITDLEVDHFMMFDFNAVKTVSTAVGGVKVCLKEPIKDVDGGTDLDLPAGESRIAGEDALSFLRNRHGLKNESDLDRIEMQQQFVASMMRQLKEDTLGSPTKMLDIAEAATNALTVDKGIGSAAKLVTLAREFGRINLKNITLMTVPVVDNPDEPTPVTVVLNPVEAPKVFSMMQNDVSFTEVKKEQKAAKDKQAALLEGPRAEASAVRVDLFNGGAPSGSASAVLGWLQNSKGVAKSSNVGNAPKDVARTTLEYAPNQADQARELADLMGLPASALKPGTTDAAAAEPMTLVLGPDFKKAGTPLAPPKKVDVKQSRADESACGA
- a CDS encoding GH92 family glycosyl hydrolase; this translates as MQPLRGLQQGPRKRHSTSAAVIAASLVLVAAAPTAAFAQPAGPSQKPSGERSFSSSFEEDEKQPDWRNTVEEGSDGKKRASGIDGGFSAGIPGNVTDQVTDVRASSENSGGGEGKENLVDVESGTKWLAFQPSGWVEFDLVEPTKVVTYALTSANDHDERDPKDWTLKGSADGKTWTDLDTRTGQTFSERFQTKSYDFTTDTAYKHFRLDITKNNGATDAIQLADVQFSNGDTSPPAPGDMRSQIDRGPSGSPTAKAGAGFTGKKALRYAGTHKPDGHAYSYNKVFDVDTAVTKDTELSYLVYPQMGQTDLNYPATHVAVDLAFTDGSYLSELKATDSHGGLLTPQGQADAKRLYVNQWNKVASRIGTVAAGKTVDRILVAYDSPKGPAKFQGWLDDIKIAPKAPEKRKAHLSDYASTVRGTNSSGGFSRGNNFPATAVPHGFNFWTPVTNAGSTSWLYDYSRGNNADNLPTLQAFSASHEPSPWMGDRQTFQMMPSAASGTPDASRTARGLPFRHENETANPHYYGVTFENGLKAEMTPTDHAARMRFTYPSDDASMVFDNVSNDGGLTLDAKTGSFTGFSDVKSGGSTGATRLFVYGSFDAPVTDSGKLKGGGGDDVTGFFRFDAGKDRTVNLRLATSLISVDQAKKNLAMELPEKTSFDTVRKNAQKAWDKILGKVEVEGANADQLTTLYSSLYRLYLYPNSGFEQVDGKSTYASPFSPPTGTNTPTHTGAKIVKGEVYVNNGFWDTYRTTWPAYSFLTPKQAGKMVDGFVQQYKDGGWISRWSSPGYSDLMTGTSSDVAFADAYVKGVDFDAEAAYDAAVKNATVAPPSSGVGRKGMETSVFTGYADTETHEGLSWSLEGYLNDYGIAQMGQALYKKTKNERYKEESAYFLNRAQNYVKLFDDKAGFFQGKKPNGDWRLPSDKFDPRVWGYDYTETNGWGYAFTAPQDSRGLANLYGGRDGLAKKLDTYFSTPETAGPEFVGSYGGVIHEMTEARDVRMGQYGHSNQVAHHATYMYDAASQPWKTQEKVREVLGRLYTGSEIGQGYHGDEDNGEQSAWFLFSSLGFYPLVMGSGEYAIGSPLFTKTTVHLENGRDLVVKAPKNSAKNIYVQGLKVNGKKWTSTSLPHDLLAKGGVLEFDMGSKPSAWGTGKDAAPVSITQDDKVPAPKGDVLKGDGALYDNSSATSAAVESVDLPVASATKAIQYTLTSSAAAKAPTGWVLQGSSDGTTWKDLDKRSGQTFAWDKQTRAFSVHTPGSYTKYRLVSTAAATLAEIELIS